Proteins co-encoded in one Streptomyces sp. JH34 genomic window:
- a CDS encoding MBL fold metallo-hydrolase: MTEQTERPFAGAGPAPAGRPVAAPRRLGELRTWPRSFADRLTAPLPGVRGMTRLARERSMRPNAEGLRGIHRLPYAPQPLPAAGPDTMAVTWAGHASWVIRIGGLTVLTDPVWSRRILGTPARITPAGVRWEELPPVDAVLISHNHYDHLDAPTLRRLPRHTPLLVPAGLGRWCRRRRFTCVTELDWWESVELGGVRFDFVPSHHWSKRTLLDTCRSLWGGWVIGDGAGRRLYFAGDTGYGHWFKEIGRRYPDLDLAMLPIGAYEPRWWLSDVHTDPEEAVQAYTDLGARAMAPMHWATFLLSAEPVLEPLTRLRTAWQQAGYPRGDLWDLPVGGSRVLDT; the protein is encoded by the coding sequence ATGACGGAACAGACCGAGCGCCCGTTCGCCGGAGCCGGCCCCGCGCCCGCCGGCCGTCCCGTCGCCGCTCCGCGCCGTCTCGGAGAGCTCCGGACCTGGCCCCGCAGCTTCGCGGACCGCCTCACCGCCCCCCTCCCGGGTGTCAGGGGCATGACCCGTCTGGCCAGGGAGCGGTCCATGCGGCCCAACGCCGAGGGCCTGAGGGGCATCCACCGGCTGCCGTACGCCCCCCAGCCACTCCCCGCCGCGGGGCCGGACACGATGGCCGTCACCTGGGCCGGACACGCCAGCTGGGTCATCCGTATCGGCGGCCTCACCGTCCTCACCGACCCGGTCTGGTCGCGACGCATCCTGGGCACCCCGGCCCGCATCACCCCCGCCGGCGTGCGCTGGGAGGAACTGCCGCCCGTCGACGCGGTCCTGATCAGCCACAACCACTACGACCACCTGGACGCGCCCACGCTCCGCAGGCTCCCGAGGCACACCCCGCTGCTGGTGCCCGCGGGTCTCGGCCGCTGGTGCCGCCGCCGCCGCTTCACCTGCGTCACCGAACTCGACTGGTGGGAGTCCGTGGAACTGGGCGGTGTCCGGTTCGACTTCGTGCCTTCCCACCACTGGTCCAAACGCACCCTCCTGGACACCTGCCGGTCCCTGTGGGGCGGCTGGGTGATCGGCGACGGGGCCGGGCGCCGGCTCTACTTCGCGGGGGACACCGGCTACGGCCACTGGTTCAAGGAGATCGGCCGCCGCTACCCGGACCTGGACCTGGCCATGCTGCCCATCGGCGCGTACGAACCGCGCTGGTGGCTCTCCGACGTGCACACCGACCCCGAGGAGGCCGTGCAGGCGTACACGGATCTCGGCGCCCGCGCGATGGCACCGATGCACTGGGCGACGTTCCTGCTCTCCGCCGAACCGGTGCTCGAACCGCTGACCCGGCTCCGCACGGCCTGGCAGCAGGCCGGATACCCGCGGGGCGACCTCTGGGACCTGCCGGTCGGCGGCTCACGTGTCCTGGATACCTGA